The following are encoded in a window of Lichenicola cladoniae genomic DNA:
- a CDS encoding DUF779 domain-containing protein, with amino-acid sequence MVERVVATAEAVGMIRQLAAQHGALMFHQSGGCCDGSSPMCYPAGEFRTGAQDVHLGAIEGAEVYIGAAQYALWSHTQLIIDLVAGRGGGFSLEAPEGVRFLTRSRVFTESELGELGRLCVEPR; translated from the coding sequence GTGGTTGAGCGGGTGGTGGCGACGGCGGAGGCGGTCGGGATGATCCGGCAGCTTGCAGCGCAACACGGGGCGCTCATGTTCCATCAGTCGGGCGGGTGTTGCGATGGGTCGTCGCCGATGTGCTACCCGGCCGGGGAGTTTCGGACCGGGGCGCAGGATGTCCATCTCGGGGCGATCGAGGGTGCCGAGGTCTATATCGGTGCAGCCCAGTATGCGCTGTGGTCGCATACCCAGTTGATCATCGACCTGGTGGCGGGGCGGGGCGGCGGGTTTTCGCTGGAGGCGCCGGAGGGTGTCCGGTTTCTTACCCGCAGCAGGGTGTTCACCGAGAGCGAGTTAGGCGAGCTTGGCCGGCTCTGCGTCGAGCCGCGCTGA
- a CDS encoding TetR/AcrR family transcriptional regulator yields the protein MSKPSNRQKILTEGMRVVHEHGFGGSSVRDIVQAAGVPQGSFTNHFVSKEAFGLEIIDLYFAAAQAALDESLGREEISPLQRLRTYFQLNRDNHSRNDRWNGCLLGNFSAETSERSPAIRVRIGEIFAEFEGAFAACLRAAVTAGEVPPDLDCDQVAGFIVGSLQGAMLLAKAQHSTSPFDRFEEILFSRVLRLPGR from the coding sequence ATGAGCAAGCCCTCTAACCGCCAGAAAATCCTTACCGAAGGCATGCGCGTGGTACACGAGCATGGTTTCGGCGGCTCCAGCGTACGCGACATCGTCCAGGCGGCCGGTGTTCCACAAGGCTCGTTCACGAACCATTTCGTATCGAAAGAAGCATTCGGCCTGGAGATCATCGATCTCTATTTTGCAGCAGCTCAGGCTGCGCTCGACGAGAGCCTGGGCCGCGAAGAGATATCGCCGCTGCAGCGCCTGCGCACCTATTTCCAATTGAACCGCGACAACCACAGTCGGAATGATAGATGGAACGGCTGTCTGCTTGGTAATTTTAGCGCCGAAACGAGTGAGCGCAGCCCGGCGATCCGGGTCCGCATCGGCGAAATCTTCGCAGAGTTCGAAGGTGCTTTCGCAGCCTGCCTGCGTGCTGCAGTCACGGCAGGCGAGGTTCCGCCCGACCTCGACTGCGACCAGGTGGCCGGCTTCATCGTCGGCTCGCTACAGGGCGCCATGCTGCTGGCAAAAGCGCAGCACAGTACATCCCCGTTCGACCGGTTCGAGGAAATCCTGTTCAGCCGGGTGCTTCGTCTTCCAGGACGTTGA
- a CDS encoding efflux RND transporter periplasmic adaptor subunit, producing MTVTRSAACCLALLVAVPMAGCGKAEKPKQAKQVVTVDVVTLHTAPVTLTTELPGRLAAHRIAEVRPQVNGLVLKRMFTEGDTVKAGQQLYQIDPKPYQASLASAKATLAGAKATVVSAQMTVDRYKPLARAFAVSKQDLDNAVATLGQDQANIGSGEASVQTASINLAYTRMYAPITGRTGRSSVTEGALVTQNQTDSLVTITELDPIYVDVTQDSTTLLRLKRELAAGQLKRAGDGAAEVSLIFDDGSRYEHPGRLLFSEVSVDPTTGSVTLRALFPNAEGLLLPGMFVREQIQEGVRQNGLLVPQRGITHNQHGDAIAMVVGQDGKVAQRSVTTDRAIGNDWLVSKGLADGDHVIVDGLQNIHPGDAVQTRQVTVDGSDLKPVQPEPGAPAKTPPQAH from the coding sequence ATGACCGTCACCCGTAGTGCCGCATGCTGCCTTGCTCTTCTGGTGGCGGTGCCGATGGCAGGATGCGGCAAGGCCGAGAAGCCCAAGCAGGCCAAGCAGGTGGTCACGGTCGATGTCGTCACCCTGCACACCGCGCCGGTGACGCTGACCACCGAGCTTCCCGGCCGACTGGCGGCGCACCGGATCGCGGAGGTGCGGCCGCAGGTGAATGGACTGGTGCTGAAGCGCATGTTCACCGAAGGCGACACGGTCAAAGCCGGCCAGCAGCTCTACCAGATCGATCCCAAGCCCTATCAGGCGAGCCTCGCGAGTGCTAAGGCGACCTTGGCCGGCGCCAAGGCGACCGTGGTGTCCGCGCAGATGACCGTCGATCGGTATAAGCCGCTGGCCCGGGCCTTCGCCGTCAGCAAGCAAGACCTCGACAACGCGGTGGCGACGCTCGGACAGGACCAGGCCAATATCGGTAGCGGCGAGGCGTCGGTCCAGACCGCGTCCATCAACCTCGCCTACACCCGCATGTATGCGCCCATCACCGGGCGTACCGGGCGGTCGAGCGTAACCGAGGGGGCGCTCGTCACGCAGAACCAGACGGACTCGCTGGTCACCATCACCGAGCTCGATCCGATCTATGTCGATGTGACCCAGGACAGCACGACGTTGCTGCGGCTGAAACGCGAACTGGCGGCGGGCCAGTTGAAGCGTGCCGGGGACGGCGCCGCCGAGGTCAGCCTGATCTTCGATGACGGCAGCCGCTACGAACATCCTGGCCGGCTGCTGTTCTCCGAGGTGAGCGTCGACCCGACCACCGGCTCCGTGACGCTGCGGGCCTTGTTCCCCAATGCCGAGGGGCTGCTGCTGCCGGGCATGTTCGTGCGCGAGCAGATCCAGGAGGGCGTTCGCCAGAACGGGCTGCTGGTCCCGCAACGCGGTATCACCCACAACCAGCATGGCGATGCGATCGCGATGGTCGTCGGCCAGGACGGGAAGGTGGCGCAGCGCAGCGTCACCACCGACCGCGCGATCGGCAACGACTGGCTCGTGTCGAAAGGCCTCGCCGACGGCGACCATGTGATCGTCGACGGGCTGCAGAACATTCATCCCGGCGATGCCGTGCAGACGCGCCAGGTGACGGTCGACGGCAGCGACCTGAAGCCGGTGCAGCCCGAACCTGGCGCGCCGGCCAAGACTCCGCCGCAAGCCCACTAG
- a CDS encoding efflux RND transporter permease subunit, translating into MGMSRFFIDRPVFAWVLAIIMMIGGAISITSLPIAQYPSIAPPAVSISVTYPGASAETVQSTVVQVIEQQLSGIDHLLYFSSESDKDGSISITLSFDQGTNPDIAQVQVQNKLQLAQPRLPTVVQQQGIRVAKATKNFLLIAGFVSTDGSMNSADIANYIASDIQDPISRTAGVGDFQLFGTEYAMRIWLDPAKLNNYAMTPADVALAIQGQNVQVAAGELGGLPALDTQQLNATIIGPSYLNTPEQFGKILLKVTTSGAQVHVSDVARVEFGAEQYSISTLYNNKPASGIAVKLASGANALDTVTAVKQTIERLRPNFPNGLDVVYPYDTSPFVRLSIHDVVETLFIAIILVFIIMFIFLQSFRATLIPTIAVPVVLLGTCGVLGLAGYSINSLTMFGMVLAIGLLVDDAIVVVENVERVLEEDESLTPKQATRISMDQITGALVGIAMVLSAVFLPMSFFGGSTGVIYRQFSITIVSSMTLSVATALILTPALCATILRRPKKDAKQKGVFGWFNRGFSRMTGFYIGAVGWMLRFRWISMLAFAGIVALMAVLFLRIPGGFLPEEDQGVMFVQITTPPGATANRTQKVLDDVTNYLLKDEGAYVNGVFEVNGFGFAGRGQTSALAFVNLKPFGDRKTKAGTVQAVAARAMQHFAGIRDAQVFAFTPPAVLELGNATGFDFELKDNANLGHDALLAARNQLLGMAAQDKTLMGVRPNGLNDEPQYRITIDREKAAALGITLADINASLGSAWGSSYVNDFLDEGRVKRVYIQGTAASRMLPGDFDHWYVRNTAATSAASGTVLGSQQQMVPFSSFAKGEWIYGSPKLERYNGVSSVEILGSPAPGQSSGAAMATMQKLAAKLPAGFGYEWTGLSFEEQKAGSQTTKLYALSLVVVFLCLAALYESWSIPTAVILVVPLGIVGVVIGTSLRGLSNDVYFQVGLLTTIGLAAKNAILIVEFAKANFDSGESLLDAAVNAARQRLRPILMTSLAFILGVLPLAISTGAGSGSQNAIGTAVVSGMLSATFLAIFFVPLFFVLILSLFRVKPGTPGEDRDEKPATVPEPAR; encoded by the coding sequence ATCGGCATGTCGCGCTTCTTCATCGACCGCCCGGTGTTTGCCTGGGTGCTGGCAATCATCATGATGATCGGCGGCGCCATCTCGATCACCAGCCTGCCGATCGCGCAGTATCCGTCGATCGCCCCGCCGGCGGTCTCGATTTCCGTCACCTACCCGGGCGCGTCCGCGGAAACGGTACAGTCGACGGTGGTGCAGGTGATCGAGCAGCAGCTCTCCGGCATCGACCATCTGCTCTACTTCTCGTCCGAGAGCGACAAGGACGGCTCGATCTCCATCACCCTGTCCTTCGATCAGGGCACCAATCCGGACATTGCCCAGGTGCAGGTGCAGAACAAGCTGCAACTGGCCCAGCCGCGCCTGCCGACGGTGGTGCAGCAGCAAGGTATCCGCGTTGCCAAGGCGACCAAGAACTTCCTGCTGATCGCAGGCTTCGTCTCGACCGACGGCAGCATGAACTCGGCCGACATCGCCAACTACATCGCCTCCGACATCCAGGATCCGATCAGCCGCACCGCGGGGGTCGGCGACTTCCAGCTGTTCGGCACCGAATACGCGATGCGGATCTGGCTCGATCCGGCCAAGCTCAACAACTACGCGATGACGCCGGCGGACGTCGCCCTGGCGATCCAGGGGCAGAACGTGCAGGTGGCGGCCGGCGAGCTCGGCGGTCTGCCGGCGCTCGATACGCAACAGCTCAACGCCACCATCATCGGGCCGTCCTACCTGAACACGCCCGAACAGTTCGGCAAGATCCTGCTGAAGGTGACGACCTCCGGCGCGCAGGTACATGTCAGCGACGTGGCACGCGTCGAGTTCGGCGCCGAGCAGTATTCCATCAGCACGCTCTACAACAACAAGCCGGCCTCCGGCATCGCGGTGAAACTGGCGAGCGGTGCGAACGCGCTCGACACTGTGACCGCGGTCAAGCAGACGATCGAGCGGCTGCGCCCGAACTTCCCGAACGGGCTCGACGTGGTCTATCCGTACGACACCTCGCCGTTCGTGCGGCTGTCGATCCATGACGTGGTCGAGACGCTGTTCATCGCGATCATCCTCGTCTTCATCATCATGTTCATCTTCCTGCAGAGCTTCCGCGCGACGCTGATCCCGACCATCGCGGTACCGGTGGTGCTGCTCGGAACCTGTGGCGTGCTGGGCCTGGCCGGCTACTCGATCAACAGCCTGACCATGTTCGGCATGGTCCTGGCGATCGGACTGCTGGTCGATGACGCTATCGTCGTGGTGGAGAATGTCGAGCGCGTGCTCGAGGAAGACGAGAGCCTGACGCCGAAGCAGGCGACACGCATCTCGATGGACCAGATCACCGGCGCGCTGGTCGGTATCGCCATGGTTCTGTCGGCGGTGTTCCTGCCGATGTCGTTCTTCGGCGGCTCCACAGGTGTGATCTACCGGCAGTTCTCGATCACCATCGTCTCTTCGATGACCCTGTCGGTGGCGACGGCGCTGATCCTCACGCCGGCCTTGTGTGCCACGATCCTGCGCCGTCCGAAAAAGGATGCCAAGCAGAAGGGCGTGTTCGGCTGGTTCAACCGCGGCTTCAGCCGGATGACGGGCTTCTATATCGGTGCCGTCGGCTGGATGCTGCGGTTCCGCTGGATCTCCATGCTGGCCTTTGCAGGCATCGTCGCCCTGATGGCCGTGCTGTTCCTGCGCATTCCTGGCGGCTTCCTGCCGGAAGAGGACCAGGGCGTCATGTTCGTGCAGATCACCACCCCGCCGGGTGCGACCGCGAACCGGACCCAGAAGGTTCTCGACGATGTCACCAACTACCTGCTGAAGGACGAGGGCGCCTACGTAAACGGCGTGTTCGAGGTCAACGGCTTCGGCTTTGCCGGGCGCGGCCAGACCTCGGCACTCGCCTTCGTGAACCTCAAGCCGTTCGGGGACCGCAAGACCAAGGCCGGCACCGTGCAGGCGGTCGCCGCCCGGGCGATGCAGCACTTTGCGGGAATTCGTGACGCGCAGGTGTTTGCCTTCACGCCGCCGGCGGTGCTGGAACTCGGCAATGCAACGGGCTTCGATTTCGAGCTGAAGGACAACGCCAATCTCGGCCATGACGCGCTGCTCGCCGCGCGCAACCAGCTGCTCGGCATGGCGGCGCAGGACAAGACGCTGATGGGTGTGCGGCCGAACGGGCTGAACGACGAGCCGCAATATCGCATCACCATCGATCGAGAGAAGGCGGCGGCGCTTGGCATCACGCTGGCGGACATCAATGCCTCGCTCGGCTCCGCCTGGGGCTCCTCCTACGTCAACGACTTCCTCGACGAGGGACGGGTCAAGCGGGTCTATATCCAGGGCACCGCCGCGTCCCGGATGCTGCCCGGCGACTTCGACCATTGGTATGTCCGCAACACCGCGGCGACGAGTGCCGCGTCCGGCACGGTGCTCGGCAGCCAGCAGCAGATGGTGCCGTTCTCGAGCTTCGCGAAGGGCGAGTGGATCTACGGCTCGCCGAAGCTCGAACGCTATAACGGGGTATCGTCGGTGGAAATCCTCGGCTCCCCGGCTCCCGGCCAGAGCAGCGGCGCCGCCATGGCGACGATGCAGAAACTGGCCGCCAAGCTTCCGGCCGGGTTCGGTTACGAATGGACCGGCCTGTCCTTTGAGGAGCAGAAGGCAGGCTCGCAGACGACCAAGCTGTATGCGTTATCGCTGGTCGTGGTGTTCCTGTGCCTGGCAGCGCTCTACGAAAGCTGGTCGATCCCGACAGCGGTAATTTTGGTCGTGCCACTGGGTATCGTCGGGGTGGTGATCGGCACGTCGCTGCGCGGCTTGTCGAACGACGTGTATTTCCAGGTCGGGCTGCTCACCACGATCGGGCTCGCTGCCAAGAACGCGATCCTGATCGTCGAATTTGCCAAGGCCAACTTCGATAGCGGGGAGTCTCTGCTCGACGCTGCGGTCAATGCGGCGCGCCAGCGTCTGCGGCCGATCCTGATGACGTCGCTCGCCTTCATCCTGGGCGTGCTGCCGCTGGCGATCTCGACCGGCGCCGGCTCGGGCTCGCAGAATGCGATCGGCACCGCGGTGGTGAGCGGCATGCTGTCGGCGACCTTCCTCGCCATCTTTTTCGTGCCGCTGTTCTTCGTGCTGATCCTGAGCCTGTTCCGCGTGAAGCCGGGTACGCCCGGCGAGGATCGCGACGAGAAGCCTGCGACGGTCCCGGAGCCTGCACGATGA
- a CDS encoding efflux transporter outer membrane subunit yields the protein MIRPGARFPAATATMLLLAGCTLAPAYHEPSLPTAPTFPANAAYHPKTVAPQPALVVSADALGWHDFFIDPRLRRLIEIALRSNRDLRTAVLDIAQSQAQYRVQRSDLFPSIGLTGAAQYQGLSNSGLVGTSSGGSASTGATSSTGTGTGTGTGTSTSASTGTSTSATSTGQGGGTYRYFSAGVGFSSYEVDLFGRLRSLTRQAFENYLAQRENRRAVQLTVVGQVATDYIALLADQALLKVTADTLHTQQETERLTQAEFDHGATTLLTLRQVQTSVATAQANLAQYTRQAAQDENALVLVVGEPLPADLPPPNPLGAQTLTLDIPAGLPSDLLTRRPDIMQAEHTLRGAYADIGAARAAFFPQITLTASDGLQSLKLSHLFTGGATTWSFAPQITVPIFTWGQNRANLDLAKIERDLDVVAYEQAIQTAFREVSDALVARATYLDQTRAQQAQVDESSDYYRLANMRFQAGVDTYLTALDAERTLYAAQQMLITVREAQLQNLVTLYRVLGGGLKPE from the coding sequence ATGATCCGCCCCGGAGCCCGTTTCCCGGCCGCGACCGCGACCATGCTCCTGCTTGCGGGCTGCACCCTGGCGCCGGCCTATCATGAGCCGTCGCTGCCGACGGCACCGACCTTTCCTGCGAACGCCGCCTATCATCCAAAGACCGTGGCGCCGCAACCGGCCCTCGTCGTTTCGGCCGATGCGTTGGGGTGGCACGACTTCTTCATCGATCCGAGGCTGCGGCGCCTGATCGAGATCGCGCTGCGCTCCAACCGCGACCTTCGTACGGCGGTGCTCGATATCGCCCAGTCGCAGGCGCAGTATCGCGTCCAGCGTTCCGACCTCTTCCCGAGCATCGGCCTGACCGGGGCCGCCCAGTATCAGGGTCTCAGCAACAGCGGTCTTGTCGGCACCAGTTCCGGGGGCAGCGCTAGCACCGGGGCCACGTCATCCACCGGCACCGGCACCGGCACCGGCACCGGCACCAGCACGTCCGCCTCCACCGGCACCTCGACCAGCGCGACCTCGACCGGCCAGGGCGGCGGCACCTATCGCTACTTTAGTGCCGGCGTCGGCTTCTCGTCCTACGAGGTCGACCTGTTCGGGCGGCTTCGTTCGCTCACCCGGCAGGCATTCGAGAACTACCTAGCGCAGCGGGAGAACCGGCGCGCCGTCCAGTTGACCGTGGTCGGGCAGGTCGCCACCGACTACATCGCCCTGCTGGCCGATCAGGCGCTGCTCAAGGTGACCGCCGACACTCTGCATACGCAGCAGGAAACCGAGCGGCTGACCCAGGCCGAGTTCGATCACGGCGCCACGACGCTGCTGACCTTGCGACAGGTGCAGACATCGGTGGCGACGGCGCAGGCCAACCTAGCGCAATACACGCGTCAGGCCGCGCAGGACGAGAACGCCCTGGTGCTGGTGGTCGGTGAGCCGCTGCCGGCAGACCTGCCGCCGCCGAACCCGCTCGGCGCACAGACCCTGACGCTCGATATTCCAGCCGGCCTGCCGTCCGACCTCCTGACGCGACGTCCCGACATCATGCAGGCCGAGCACACGTTGCGGGGTGCCTATGCCGATATCGGTGCTGCACGCGCTGCGTTCTTCCCGCAGATTACCCTGACCGCGTCGGACGGGTTGCAGAGCCTGAAGCTCAGCCACCTGTTTACCGGGGGCGCCACGACCTGGAGCTTCGCGCCGCAGATCACCGTGCCGATCTTCACCTGGGGTCAGAACCGCGCCAACCTCGACCTTGCGAAAATCGAACGCGACCTCGATGTCGTCGCCTATGAGCAGGCGATCCAGACGGCGTTCCGTGAAGTGTCCGATGCACTCGTCGCCCGCGCGACCTATCTCGACCAGACGCGTGCGCAGCAGGCTCAGGTCGATGAATCGAGCGACTATTACCGGCTTGCCAACATGCGGTTCCAGGCCGGCGTCGATACCTACCTGACGGCGCTGGATGCCGAGCGTACCCTGTATGCAGCACAGCAGATGCTGATCACCGTGAGGGAAGCCCAGTTGCAGAACCTCGTGACGCTGTATCGCGTTTTGGGCGGCGGGCTGAAGCCGGAATAA
- a CDS encoding SDR family NAD(P)-dependent oxidoreductase, with protein MTKQTVLITGALAGIGRATALAFARDGARLVVSGRREEAGHALASELRDLGVEAEFIRADVRHEDDVRKLVDQTVARFGRLDVAVNNAGTEGVPGPVVDQTAESYHATFDTNVLGVLLSMKHQLRIMQPQGSGNIVNLSSVTGKAGFANASVYTASKHAVEGLTRSAALEAAAFGVRVNAVAPGPVQTEMLDRFTGHSADAKAGFAAMLPLKRIGTVEEIAQTILFLASDKAAFITGQSFAVDGGMLAG; from the coding sequence ATGACCAAACAGACCGTTCTGATCACCGGCGCACTGGCCGGGATCGGCCGCGCCACCGCGCTCGCCTTCGCACGTGACGGTGCACGTCTGGTGGTGTCCGGCCGCCGCGAAGAGGCCGGGCACGCACTGGCGTCTGAACTTCGCGACCTCGGTGTCGAGGCAGAGTTCATCCGCGCCGACGTCCGTCACGAGGACGATGTGCGCAAGCTGGTCGACCAGACCGTTGCCCGCTTCGGTCGTCTCGACGTGGCGGTAAACAATGCCGGCACCGAAGGCGTGCCTGGTCCGGTGGTTGATCAGACCGCGGAAAGCTACCACGCAACGTTCGACACCAATGTCCTGGGCGTGCTGCTCAGCATGAAGCACCAGTTGCGCATCATGCAGCCGCAGGGCAGCGGCAATATCGTCAACCTGTCCTCGGTCACCGGCAAGGCCGGCTTCGCGAACGCCTCGGTCTATACCGCAAGCAAGCACGCGGTCGAAGGCCTGACCAGGTCGGCGGCACTCGAGGCAGCCGCGTTCGGTGTGCGCGTCAATGCGGTCGCACCCGGTCCAGTCCAGACTGAAATGCTGGATCGCTTCACCGGGCACAGCGCCGATGCAAAAGCGGGTTTCGCGGCGATGCTTCCTCTCAAACGGATCGGCACCGTCGAGGAGATCGCGCAAACGATCCTGTTCCTGGCTTCCGATAAGGCGGCCTTCATTACCGGCCAGTCCTTCGCTGTCGATGGCGGCATGCTCGCCGGCTGA
- a CDS encoding TetR/AcrR family transcriptional regulator: MGTRHSRNNGIIDPADGVSANRLAAPQRAGRPSLSGEVRRTRLLEAAARIFLENGYVATTMAAVAEAAGMSKKTLYQVFPSKLILFDALLEAQFYQLPIPPDLGGDTQEEQLARLIVAIATMLMHPDRVALVRLIIIDGQILPELATAFERLELSRDLNDLEAWIGQEMAAGRLWVEDVSEAANLLFGMTVAEPMLAKLVKAPRHDTMELLERRIRKAVAVFLRGMNALAYERPADDPAGSARLDAEPAKLA; the protein is encoded by the coding sequence ATGGGCACACGGCATTCAAGAAACAACGGGATCATCGATCCGGCGGACGGCGTATCCGCGAACAGACTGGCCGCACCGCAGCGCGCCGGCCGCCCATCGCTCTCCGGCGAGGTGCGTCGAACCCGTCTTCTCGAAGCAGCTGCGCGCATCTTCCTGGAGAACGGCTATGTCGCCACGACCATGGCCGCGGTCGCCGAGGCAGCCGGGATGTCGAAGAAGACGCTCTACCAGGTGTTTCCGTCCAAGCTCATACTGTTCGATGCGTTGCTGGAGGCCCAGTTCTACCAGCTGCCGATACCGCCAGACCTGGGTGGCGATACCCAGGAAGAGCAGCTGGCACGACTGATCGTCGCCATCGCGACGATGCTGATGCATCCCGACCGCGTGGCGCTGGTCCGCCTGATCATCATCGACGGCCAGATCCTGCCGGAATTGGCGACGGCGTTCGAGCGCCTGGAGCTCAGTCGCGACCTGAACGATCTGGAAGCCTGGATCGGCCAAGAGATGGCAGCCGGCAGGCTGTGGGTCGAGGATGTGTCCGAAGCCGCCAATCTGCTGTTCGGCATGACCGTGGCGGAGCCGATGCTGGCCAAGCTCGTGAAGGCGCCGCGCCACGACACCATGGAACTGCTCGAGCGTCGCATCCGAAAGGCCGTCGCGGTATTCCTGCGCGGCATGAACGCCCTGGCTTATGAAAGGCCGGCGGACGATCCGGCAGGATCAGCGCGGCTCGACGCAGAGCCGGCCAAGCTCGCCTAA
- a CDS encoding NAD-dependent epimerase/dehydratase family protein, which yields MSGRRILVTGLSGFVGRHLPYAIDELLPDAQLLPLPCDITDAAAVRNAVVDLRPDACLHLAAIAAIPIARAEPDRAWSVNLHGTLNLARVFRDERPDAPFLFVSSADAYGASFQLGRALDEDLPLSPMNTYGATKAAADLALGAMAAEGFRAIRLRPFNHTGPGQAPDFAIPAFARQIALICAGRQEPVLRTGNLAAFRDFLDVRDVCRAYALCLKHGDRMEPGIILNIASGTARRIGDVLQGLLAISGVAVTVEAEAARARQTDIPLAVGNSSRLRDLLGWTQEIAWEQTLRDVLDDWTIRVAEQS from the coding sequence ATGAGTGGGCGACGGATTCTGGTTACCGGACTGTCCGGGTTCGTGGGACGACACCTTCCGTACGCCATCGACGAGTTGCTGCCCGACGCACAACTCTTGCCGCTTCCGTGCGACATCACCGACGCGGCTGCGGTGCGAAACGCGGTCGTCGATCTGCGCCCTGATGCATGCCTGCACCTTGCGGCGATCGCGGCGATCCCGATCGCCCGCGCCGAGCCGGACCGCGCCTGGTCGGTGAACCTGCACGGCACCCTGAACCTGGCACGGGTATTCCGGGACGAACGGCCGGATGCGCCGTTCCTGTTCGTCTCCAGTGCGGACGCGTACGGCGCCTCGTTCCAGCTTGGCCGCGCGCTCGACGAGGACCTGCCGCTCTCGCCGATGAACACCTACGGCGCCACCAAGGCCGCCGCCGACCTGGCGCTGGGCGCCATGGCGGCCGAGGGTTTCCGCGCCATTCGGCTGCGTCCGTTCAATCATACCGGTCCAGGCCAGGCGCCGGATTTCGCCATTCCCGCCTTCGCACGGCAGATCGCGCTGATCTGTGCCGGGCGGCAGGAACCGGTGCTGCGTACCGGCAACCTCGCCGCGTTCCGGGACTTCCTGGATGTGCGTGATGTCTGCCGTGCCTACGCGCTTTGCCTGAAGCACGGCGACAGAATGGAACCCGGGATCATCCTGAACATCGCATCCGGTACAGCGCGCCGGATCGGCGATGTGCTGCAAGGGTTGCTGGCGATCTCCGGTGTCGCGGTCACTGTCGAAGCCGAAGCGGCCCGTGCCCGCCAGACCGACATCCCGCTCGCCGTCGGTAACTCCAGCCGCCTGCGCGACCTGCTTGGATGGACCCAGGAAATCGCCTGGGAGCAGACGTTGCGCGATGTTCTCGACGACTGGACAATCAGGGTTGCCGAACAGAGCTGA